In Flavobacterium gelatinilyticum, a genomic segment contains:
- a CDS encoding ClbS/DfsB family four-helix bundle protein, translated as MAVPANKEELQNAITSNYNKLKKELKSIPIELTTISNLEGQIKDTTMSINNLVSYLVGWGELVLKWNIKKDNNEAVDFPETDYKWNQLGKLAQKFYKDYEELDFQTLCTKLDEVVLKILSLIKQKSNTELYETAWYEKWTLGRMIQFNTSSPYTNARGRIRKWKKEQQIK; from the coding sequence ATGGCTGTTCCTGCAAACAAAGAAGAATTGCAAAACGCAATTACAAGCAATTACAACAAGCTTAAAAAGGAATTGAAGAGTATTCCTATTGAACTGACCACTATTTCAAACCTTGAAGGACAGATTAAAGATACAACAATGAGTATCAACAATCTTGTTTCTTATTTAGTTGGATGGGGAGAGCTGGTTTTGAAATGGAACATCAAAAAAGACAATAACGAAGCGGTAGACTTTCCTGAAACAGATTACAAATGGAACCAACTCGGAAAACTGGCTCAAAAATTCTATAAAGATTACGAAGAACTTGATTTTCAAACTTTATGTACAAAATTAGACGAGGTGGTTTTAAAAATCCTTTCTCTAATCAAACAAAAATCAAATACCGAACTATACGAAACCGCATGGTATGAAAAATGGACTTTAGGCAGAATGATACAATTCAACACTTCATCGCCTTATACTAACGCCAGAGGAAGAATACGCAAATGGAAAAAGGAACAACAAATAAAATAA